The stretch of DNA GGTCTCTGGCATGTACCCGTCTATCTCTTCAAGGTCTAGAGCACCCAGCTCTGTGTCATCGTATTCAGCGAACATCTGGATATGGTAAATTGTTACAGCATAATGGccattcaagtattacgtaacgcaattggaggggggggggggggtgtatcttgtaaaacgttacgtaACATtgctttttctattttaaaagaataacaaaggtattttagcgactttccggtactttgcgtaacataaacgtgaatattagataaaaattgaAACTTtagtgttacgtaacttttagggagggggggggggggtacagataaacgttacggcgcgttacataggGGGGCGGGAGGATACGAGCGCCTAAAAcgctcacccgaaagtccggtggGTTTggataagccggccctgccatgGTAACGAACATAGTCAGGTTAGAAAAAGTCACATCGGGCTGTCCTATGTTCTCTACACGTCATGGAAATCAGCATCGTTCGTCAGTTGACATCGTGCACACGTTCGATGAAACGTCAACGGACTATACAAATGAATCGGTACGATATATCGTTGCCGTACGCGGCTGACTTAAGATGCATACCTTTTCAAACCTATTGTCTAATAACGTCAGTCCTTGATTCCTCCGCATCACGCTCGAGGACATGGAATACTGCGAGAAACGGGATTTGGTGTCGTCTTTATCCCGTTCATCCCACATCGGCATCCTGCCGCGTTTGCCGCCGTCCTggtgaataaagaaaaaaaaagttttttttttatatttgcacttcacctgatggtaagtgtatgTTTAGAGTATCAACCTTTGCCAGTTGACATAATGCCGGCCTGTCCGAAATCGAATATATACATGCTGATGTTAGCCTATATTACCTGCCACTAGATTGATCAAaaacttctgaacggatttttatgaaatttggtatggagatagtttaggaccctgggaaggtcataggctactttctatcccagatAACTAAGGCGGGGGCCTTATAAAGACACCTTAACAAATTTGCTCTCCCTGGATTAGATAAAACAGattttcatctatatatatatatatataaaaatgaaaccctatatcccttggtcacgccatcacgcgtgaacggctggaccgatttcactatttttttgttgttgtgtttgttgtcaggagaaggttcttatgaaagaaaagatTCACAAAATTGTgcggataattagaaaatttaagaaaacttaacgaaaatattaattttatataactgtcaattgtttcaaataactgtcagcgattgacagaatgcgcgctgcaaattcatagttaagacgggacaacgtctgtcgggtcagctagtttataataataataattacctgTGAATCACTCTCGTCATCTGAATCCAGGTCCGATGCGAATGCTTTGTCAGAATTATCATCTCCGGACAtgctttcatcatcatcatcgtaaTCTTCATCATCACCTAAACATCAGAatgataaatgatatttaacCAAAGGAATTCAGTTCAGAATGACATATGGATTTTTTACCCATTGGTTGCTGCTCACTGGACACCGTATTGAACAAAACCTGTCAATActgatttctaatgtttacaagaatgttagacattaaaataaaactattttctcgCGATTTGAATATTGCAATGTTCTtccttattttataagtaacgaAGACTTGCAGCTTTTGTGGTCATGGGGCGGACAGTGGGagaaacttataatatataaaccgtgataaaatatataaaattgttttattttaaaaactatcaaatatattgtaattattctgTTATTTATCTAGACTGCAGTCACCAGCCAACTAATTATTTGGGGCATAATATCTAATGAAACAGTTTtatgtctctgcctacccctgaaaaaggGAATGGCCTAATATTATATCAGATATATATCTATGGTTCTTATTCTTCTTGATCTCTAGGTTTAGCTGGTTAATTTAAGAAATTGACGGCTACACATACCTTCGGCCATGGCTAGTTCAATGAAATTATCTTCGAGCTGGTTCTCTGGATCGTCATAGTCAAAGTCTTCATCCAACGCTGCTACCACTTCGGGATCAAGATCGAGACGTAGACCTATGGAAATATAATAGaagaaatttattatcaataaaacatttctacaGAATTATTTTAGTTGAGAGAtttctttacaataaaatatctaccCATTTTGTATGCATTGCAATTGTCCGTTTAATTCCTGTGTAtgcggttcaaacaggccgacataattgtattgattgttgtgggataatcatctctcgtcagtcgacttatCTAGATTACAAGTTTCTTACTATTAAGTGTAGTGAAGTCACAATGCCATTAAAAAATTCTTCCAAATGAATTTAGTACTGCATTTACTTCTGACAGATATACTTCACAactttttgcatttattatataatattaagattccGCGTTGTGAGTAATGATATgtaatctattaaaataatattagatgtgtggacacacagacacacacataCAGTCAGCCTCAAAAATAAGTAAAGACACATGAAGACTAAATAtgatatgaattataaaataattactatggAGAatctttacattatatatttatttggggCTGACTATACACATAGACATACCTTGTGGTGCAGCCTTGTTCAGCAATCCCACAGCCTCTTCCACTTCAGATGCAAACACAGAACTGGGTAGCGTTAATTTTTCTGTTACAGGAATTGGTAGTTCTTCTCCATCCACATTTTCTTCCGTATTTGGATCTTTTTCTTTTCTCTTGTGAGTTGTTTTctgtaaaatagtaatgaatGCATTTTATAATGGTATTAATATTCACCGAACATAATTGGGTTGAACTGTACAGAGGATATAGGATTAGTATTTAATACACTACATTACTAAAACACCCAATGGTGTACTGGTAGATAATGCAAGCCATTGAGTCTACTGTgtacctatatatgtatatataataaataatatcagctctgtattatatactgtctcactattgggaacgggcctcctctactacttagagggattaggtcttagtccaccacgctggcctagtgcagagtggtagacttcacacacccttaaaattcctatagagaacttctcgggtatgcaggtttcctcacaatgtttattCACCACTAAAGCAAcgatacacaaagaatacacatataattttagagaagtcacaggtgtgtgccattgggatttgaacctgcataCATTCGTATCTACAGTCTATTCaacacccaaccaggctatcgctaCTTATACATATCATATactgtatatttgtaaataaatttgattccATAATGTCTTTTCTGAGTACAGGGTTTTAAAGAGATACAAGACTCACCGGTTGTAATACAAGCGTAACTTCTCTGGTGTCCTTGAGGTGCTGGAGGTAGTTATAATCGTCATCAAAGTATATGCCATATTTGACTTGCTCTTCTCTCCTTTGCTCTGGTGTAAGTTCCTGTAAAATTTGAACGAGACCAGTTCAATATGGTTGTAATGGAAGGATAAATATATGAGATTCTTTATTAGACTGCACTCATTACACTGacttaatactatacattacatgACATATACTTACTACACACTACAGGGTAGTTATAGATTGTTTAACGAAAACTGATACATTTGCAGTACTCAAACTGAGAAAATTTTGCAGTGTTTTAAAAAAcactatcatattattataattacaaattcttGTCATTCGCAGTAACCTTGAATccgaatccctcctagccgaatttcgaccacggcggccaatctcaacggagatcagccaggtacgcaggagatattatagtgcacaagtgtctgcgcaatacacaggtgcactctctgttccttcactctcatagtccagtgagacggcaatccgacatgaccggagagagatcaggcgcatgaccaacggctttacgtgctttccgaggcacgggggtatcacaccgcccacttcctgactccgagctgcgactgagtactttttaagatgtaaaaacccagtcacgatttttttggcccgacctgggattcgaacccaggacctcagcgcggcagttgtacttgtaccgtgtacacttacaactactccaccgaggcagtcaggcaGTTACCTTATAATTATGCTATATGTCTTTGGTTGGatgaaaatgaaaacaaacataGTGTAACAAATGAAGTAAAATAACTACTAAGAAAACTTAAATAGGAATAATTTCAGGATGAAAAGTTCTttagattaatataaaagaaaatcaaagTACATGTAACTACAGTACTAAAAAATCCCTTATGTGAAAACCATATTGTAGTAGgctaagaaatgaggcagtaattaatattttaaatattccaatGCATAAATGTGGGTGCGTAGTGGGGGAATCTTGCAATGTATGTCTGTTGCATGTATCGTAATTTTCGATATCATGTGCGTATATTGCGCCTCTTCTGTTTTTCGACACTTTCTCCTTTAGCGAaatttcaaagacttataacttgttgattttataaGCAGTCTGtttaaaaccataataattataaaatagtatgaAGATATTTCCATTATTGCTGTTAGAGCCTCTAGATACGACCATACCGGAagggatagaaaaaaaaatgagaaagaAAAAGATAAATTTCTCACTGGATCTTTCTCTTTTTTCGGCGGAACTGTTGCGTTTACAGGCACAAGAACACGTTGTGGAGCTGTTTCATCTGCCGCTAGAGGATCCCTTTGCGATCTGTGTACTAGATTGAATGTCACAGCTTTCTTTTTGTCGATAAACTTCTTTTTCGTGTTCTTTGCTTTAGGCTGAAATAATTAAAGGTTAGTGTGACACTTTTAAGgaactattaaatataacttcTTGTTTGGTGAATACTTTAGAAGGTATATTTaccattttgatattattttctgAAAAAGGATGTATTtaacttgaaaaataataaattacacacaAAACATGTGTTGTTTTTATATCGCACACGTCAAAAAGAGTACGTTCTGAAACTTATTAACTTTTGTAACTATGTATTTCCTGAGGTAC from Manduca sexta isolate Smith_Timp_Sample1 chromosome 4, JHU_Msex_v1.0, whole genome shotgun sequence encodes:
- the LOC115445893 gene encoding protein LTV1 homolog — protein: MPKAKNTKKKFIDKKKAVTFNLVHRSQRDPLAADETAPQRVLVPVNATVPPKKEKDPELTPEQRREEQVKYGIYFDDDYNYLQHLKDTREVTLVLQPKTTHKRKEKDPNTEENVDGEELPIPVTEKLTLPSSVFASEVEEAVGLLNKAAPQGLRLDLDPEVVAALDEDFDYDDPENQLEDNFIELAMAEGDDEDYDDDDESMSGDDNSDKAFASDLDSDDESDSQDGGKRGRMPMWDERDKDDTKSRFSQYSMSSSVMRRNQGLTLLDNRFEKMFAEYDDTELGALDLEEIDGYMPETHQMLLHAADDFEKSQKRYQLDKEKEIARLQRLQEIEEESEEEMMTVEVDPREKWDCETILSTYSNLYNHPKIIDEPKKSKKIQINPKTGMPKDTLGNDNKLTIKSLAKFNAINEAGDQDSDEDGRTHAESVLSTLSVLSLRPKDESAEEKKERKRLLKEYRRERRVEKKANKEAFKEEKKRQEKIMMNNKNNVQGNRIL